A stretch of Colletotrichum lupini chromosome 2, complete sequence DNA encodes these proteins:
- a CDS encoding cystathionine beta-synthase, translating into MGDAINATRAAVTAKSATELIGNTPLVRLNKIPQSLGIECEVYAKVELFNAGGSVKDRIALRMIEEAERTGRIKPGDTLIEPTSGNTGIGLALVGAIKGYKTIITLPEKMSAEKVSVLRALGATIIRTPTQAAWDSPESHIGVARRLEKEIPNAHILDQYGNLDNPLAHEFGTAEEIWAQTGGKIDALVAGAGTGGTISGIARGLKKHNKDVKIIAADPHGSILALPESLNKEHENEGYKVEGIGYDFIPDVLSRDLVDKWYKTEDRESFQLARRLIAEEGLLVGGSSGSAMAAMVRAVKDLGLGKGQTVVVVLPDSIRSYLSKFADDDWLAANDLLPEVNGLETQATSNGNATSAKGSVDPYEGATVRALRLKPVMSVPATSPCSEASEIMRDKGFDQLPVLSASGHKLVGLVTLGNLLSYISSGRATGSSPVSDVMFDFGRFDEVVTDPRQAGETGEKSKKKRNFVEITLDTPLSTLSKFLEWNSAAVVTEKAEGAKNLSKPVAVVTKVDLLTWVVNKKA; encoded by the exons ATGGGAGACGCCATCAACGCCACTCGCGCGGCCGTCACCGCAAAGTCGGCTACCGAGCTCATCGGCAACACGCCTCTGGTCCGCCTCAACAAGATTCCTCAGAGCTTGGGTATCGAGTGTGAGGTCTACGCCAAAGTCGAGCTCTTCAATGCTGGCGGCAGTGTCAAGGACAGAATCGCCCTGCGCATGATTGAGGAGGCTGAGCGAACTGGCCGCATCAAGCCCGGTGACACTCTCATCGAGCCTACCAGTGGAAACAC TGGTATCGGTCTGGCCCTCGTTGGCGCCATCAAGGGCTACAAGACAATCATCACCCTCCCCGAGAAGATGTCCGCCGAAAAGGTCTCCGTCCTCCGCGCCCTTGGCGCCACCATCATCCGTACCCCGACCCAAGCCGCCTGGGACAGCCCCGAGTCGCACATTGGCGTCGCCCGCCGCCTCGAGAAGGAGATCCCCAACGCCCACATCCTCGACCAGTACGGCAACCTCGACAACCCGCTCGCCCACGAGTTCGGCACCGCCGAGGAGATCTGGGCCCAGACGGGCGGCAAGATCGACGCCCTCGTCGCCGGCGCCGGCACGGGAGGTACCATTTCTGGCATTGCCCGCGGTCTGAAGAAGCACAACAAGGACGTCAAGATCATCGCTGCCGACCCCCACGGCAGTATTCTCGCCCTCCCCGAGTCCCTGAACAAGGAGCACGAGAACGAGGGCTACAAGGTCGAGGGTATCGGCTACGACTTCATCCCCGATGTTCTCTCCCGCGATCTCGTCGACAAGTGGTACAAGACCGAGGACCGCGAGTCCTTCCAGCTCGCCAGACGCCTTATCGCCGAGGAGGGTCTTCTCGTCGGTGGCAGCTCCGGCTCCGCCATGGCCGCTATGGTCCGCGCCGTCAAGGACCTCGGCCTCGGAAAGGGCCAgaccgtcgtcgtcgttctCCCCGACAGCATCCGCTCCTACCTCTCCAAGTTCGCTGACGATGACTGGCTCGCCGCGAACGACCTCCTCCCCGAGGTCAACGGCCTCGAGACCCAGGCCACCTCCAACGGCAACGCCACCAGCGCAAAGGGCTCCGTCGACCCCTACGAGGGCGCCACCGTCCGCGCTCTCCGCCTTAAGCCCGTCATGTCCGTCCCCGCGACCAGCCCCTGCTCCGAGGCGTCCGAGATCATGCGCGACAAGGGCTTCGACCAGCTCCCCGTGCTGTCCGCCAGCGGCCACAAGCTCGTCGGTCTCGTCACGCTCGGTAACCTGCTCAGCTACATCTCTTCGGGCCGCGCCACGGGCTCCAGCCCCGTCAGCGACGTCATGTTCGACTTTGGCCGCTTCGATGAGGTCGTCACAGATCCCAGGCAGGCTGGTGAGACGGGCGAGAAGAGCAAGAAGAAGCGCAACTTTGTCGAGATTACCCTCGACACCCCTCTCTCCACCCTCAGCAAGTTCCTCGAGTGGAACAGCGCTGCTGTTGTTACTGAGAAGGCCGAGGGCGCTAAGAACCTGTCCAAGCCCGTGGCTGTCGTCACAAAGGTCGATCTGCTCACCTGGGTCGTCAACAAGAAGGCCTAG
- a CDS encoding signal recognition particle receptor beta subunit, with translation MADMMGSFTEFLEFIMTPSTPVILIGAAIVLLFPILLHYILIKSTPYTTLPSVLLLGPAGAGKTALLTLFERGDAPATTHTSQRPQTVELTASRDSKTAQSFRNHDDTSGTHTKFLLVDTPGHGKLRNYALSKLASGAGGSNSKNSKLKAIVFMVDAAAIGENEALAPTASYLYEVLLGLQKRAASSKSSKPPPPIPVLVAANKTDLFTALPGALVKSNLEAEITRIRSSRSKGLLDSGVGIDDVGSEEHDDWLGAYGTEKFTFDQLREFDVEVDVIAGNVTGSATGPDKWWSWIAQRI, from the coding sequence ATGGCCGACATGATGGGCTCTTTCACAGAGTTCCTCGAATTCATCATGACCCCCTCGACGCCCGTCATCCTCATCGGCGCCGCCATcgtcctcctcttccccATCCTCCTCCACTACATCCTCATCAAGTCAACACCCTACACAACCCTCCCCtccgtcctcctcctcggcccCGCCGGCGCAGGCAAGACCGCCCTCCTCACCCTCTTTGAACGAGGCGACGCCCCCGCGACAACCCACACGAGCCAGCGCCCCCAAACCGTCGAGCTCACGGCCTCGCGCGACAGCAAGACGGCCCAGAGCTTCCGCAACCACGACGACACCAGCGGCACCCACACCAAGTTCCTCCTCGTCGACACCCCAGGCCACGGCAAGCTCCGCAACTACGCCCTCAGCAAGCTCGCCAGCGGCGCCGgcggcagcaacagcaagaaCTCCAAGCTCAAGGCCATCGTCTTCATGGTCGACGCCGCCGCCATTGGCGAGAACGAGGCCCTCGCGCCCACGGCGAGCTACCTTTACGAAGTCCTCCTCGGTCTCCAGAAGCGCGCCGCCTCGAGCAAGTCGTCCAAGCCGCCCCCGCCCATCCCCGTCCTCGTTGCCGCCAACAAGACGGATCTGTTTACGGCGCTGCCTGGCGCGCTGGTCAAGTCGAACCTGGAGGCTGAGATTACGCGGATACGGTCGTCGCGCAGCAAGGGCCTGTTGGATTCTGGCGTCGGCATTGATGATGTCGGTTCGGAGGAGCACGATGATTGGTTGGGCGCGTATGGCACCGAGAAGTTCACCTTTGACCAGCTGCGCGAGTTTGACGTGGAGGTGGATGTTATCGCGGGCAATGTTACTGGCAGCGCGACGGGCCCCGATAAGTGGTGGTCCTGGATTGCCCAGCGGATATGA